The Gopherus evgoodei ecotype Sinaloan lineage chromosome 8, rGopEvg1_v1.p, whole genome shotgun sequence genome includes a region encoding these proteins:
- the LOC115656565 gene encoding collagen alpha-1(I) chain-like, whose translation MGSAEEPESLKLLTQEGAAEDVTSGYLHPSRCGAMRNCCGTEASGTEPGSQGSTERPAQAPAMAQQSSPEPAAGSRALALKGPGAGAKRTPVAVSCLGQNGERSLGPLARPDGSFVPQGPPAGVGAAMTSPGPCLKGHSKDLPSAPAALKHVAFLEPADTDPEPDGAGAAAVSLELGPVPRTCPQDRSQEQPGACKGAVSHWSVGAPGTAPLSDDGVGTPCGDAGGKAPASLAEAKAQLGPPAAPGPGGNGDMALPSPLEATKESTPGTEAALGPGTRLDAGPTPSARAKETSPPAPLSIQKAGQRPPLLLLPASQGGEPGGCS comes from the coding sequence ATGGGCAGCGCTGAGGAGCCGGAGAGCCTGAAGCTGCTCACACAGGAGGGGGCGGCTGAGGACGTGACGAGCGGCTACCTCCACCCCTCCCGCTGTGGGGCCATGAGGAACTGCTGCGGCACCGAGGCCAGCGGCACCGAGCCCGGCAGCCAAGGCAGCACAGAGAGACCAGCCCAGGCCCCCGCCATGGCCCAGCAGTCCTCACCAGAGCCCGCGGCTGGCAGCCGAGCCTTGGCTCTCAAGGGCCCCGGAGCGGGAGCCAAGCGAACGCCTGTGGCTGTGAGCTGCTTGGGACAGAACGGCGAGCGGAGCTTGGGCCCCTTGGCGCGGCCCGACGGCTCCTTCGTCCCCCAGGGCcctccagcgggggtgggcgctgCCATGACCAGCCCGGGGCCGTGCCTCAAGGGGCACAGCAAGGACCTGCCGAGCGCCCCGGCTGCTCTGAAACACGTTGCATTTCTTGAACCAGCCGACACAGACCCTGAGCCAGACGGTGCTGGAGCCGCTGCggtcagtctggagctgggtCCGGTGCCTCGCACATGCCCGCAGGACCGAAGCCAAGAGCAGCCTGGGGCCTGCAAGGGAGCCGTGTCCCATTGGAGTGTGGGAGCCCCCGGCACAGCACCGTTGTCCGATGATGGCGTGGGCACACCCTGTGGAGACGCTGGTGGGAAAGCACCTGCGTCTCTGGCAGAGGCCAAGGCCCAGCTGGGACCCCCGGCTGCCCCAGGACCAGGCGGCAACGGGGACATGGCGCTTCCTTCTCCTCTGGAAGCGACCAAGGAATCCACCCCGGGAACGGAAGCAGCGTTAGGTCCAGGAACCAGGCTGGATGCAGGCCCGACCCCGTCAGCCCGAGCCAAGGAGACCAGTCCTCCTGCCCCTCTCTCCATCCAGAAAGCTGGCCAGAGgccccctctgctgctgctcccagcaaGTCAGGGGGGAGAGCCAGGCGGCTGCAGCTGA